In one Janibacter cremeus genomic region, the following are encoded:
- the leuA gene encoding 2-isopropylmalate synthase, giving the protein MIHPQQSTRMPIQKYIPFQDQIAVELPDRTWPDKVMTQAPRWCAVDLRDGNQALIDPMDADRKMAMFQLLVRMGYKEIEVGFPSASETDFNFCRQLIDGGHIPDDVTIQVLTQCRDHLIEKTFDAIAGSKQAIVHFYNSTSIVQRRVVFNTDQDGIIDIALQGARLCKKLEETVPDTNVYYQYSPESYTGTELDFAARICNAVIDIIDPTPDHKMIINLPATVEMATPNVYADSIEWMSRNLDRRESIMLSLHPHNDRGEGVAAAELGYLAGADRIEGCLFGNGERTGNVDLVTLGMNLFSQGIDPQIDFSQMDEIRRTVEHCTQLPVHPRHAWGGDLVYTAFSGSHQDAIKKGFDDMQRRAKEAGTSIDGIDWGVPYLPIDPHDIGRDYEAVVRVNSQSGKGGVAYLLHSEVGLELPRRLQMEFSAVVQRKTDSDGGEMSGLALWEVFNDEYLHGEDKDGWGRYQPVRTTLIGEDDGLDRIEGHILDRGQEVAISGSGNGPIAAFLDAIEPLGIDVRVLDYAEHALSAGGDARAASYVECAVGERVLWGVGLHDSIVKASLRAILSAVNRAERDAEVAQV; this is encoded by the coding sequence ATGATCCACCCCCAGCAGTCCACCCGGATGCCGATCCAGAAGTACATCCCCTTCCAGGACCAGATCGCCGTCGAGCTGCCCGACCGCACCTGGCCGGACAAGGTCATGACCCAGGCGCCGCGCTGGTGCGCGGTCGACCTGCGTGATGGCAACCAGGCCCTCATCGACCCGATGGACGCCGACCGCAAGATGGCGATGTTCCAGCTGTTGGTCCGGATGGGCTACAAGGAGATCGAGGTCGGCTTCCCGAGTGCGAGCGAGACCGACTTCAACTTCTGCCGCCAGCTGATCGACGGGGGACACATCCCCGACGACGTGACGATCCAGGTGCTCACCCAGTGCCGTGACCACCTGATCGAGAAGACCTTCGACGCGATCGCCGGGAGCAAGCAGGCGATCGTGCACTTCTACAACTCGACGTCGATCGTCCAGCGCCGGGTGGTCTTCAACACCGACCAGGACGGCATCATCGACATCGCCCTGCAGGGCGCGCGGCTGTGCAAGAAGCTCGAGGAGACGGTCCCGGACACCAACGTCTACTACCAGTACTCGCCGGAGTCCTACACCGGTACCGAGCTGGACTTCGCCGCCCGCATCTGCAACGCGGTCATCGACATCATCGACCCGACGCCGGACCACAAGATGATCATCAACCTCCCGGCGACCGTCGAGATGGCCACGCCCAACGTCTACGCCGACTCCATCGAGTGGATGAGCCGCAACCTCGACCGGCGCGAGTCGATCATGCTCTCCCTGCACCCGCACAACGACCGCGGCGAGGGCGTCGCCGCAGCGGAACTCGGGTACCTGGCCGGCGCCGACCGCATCGAGGGCTGCCTCTTCGGCAACGGCGAGCGCACCGGCAACGTCGACCTGGTCACCCTGGGCATGAACCTCTTCAGCCAGGGCATCGACCCGCAGATCGACTTCTCCCAGATGGACGAGATCCGGCGCACCGTCGAGCACTGCACGCAGCTGCCGGTTCACCCGCGCCACGCGTGGGGTGGCGACCTCGTCTACACGGCCTTCTCCGGGTCGCACCAGGACGCGATCAAGAAGGGCTTCGACGACATGCAGCGTCGGGCCAAGGAGGCCGGGACCAGCATCGACGGCATCGACTGGGGCGTGCCCTACCTGCCGATCGACCCGCACGACATCGGCCGCGACTACGAGGCGGTCGTGCGCGTCAACAGCCAGTCCGGCAAGGGTGGTGTCGCCTACCTGCTGCACTCCGAGGTCGGCCTGGAGCTGCCGCGGCGCCTGCAGATGGAGTTCTCCGCGGTCGTCCAGCGCAAGACGGACTCCGACGGCGGCGAGATGAGCGGTCTGGCCCTGTGGGAGGTCTTCAACGACGAGTACCTGCACGGTGAGGACAAGGACGGCTGGGGCCGTTACCAGCCGGTGCGCACCACGCTCATCGGTGAGGACGACGGCCTCGACCGCATCGAGGGCCACATCCTCGACCGTGGCCAGGAGGTCGCGATCTCCGGCAGCGGGAACGGCCCGATCGCGGCCTTCCTCGATGCCATCGAGCCGCTGGGCATCGACGTGCGTGTCCTCGACTACGCCGAGCACGCCCTCTCCGCCGGTGGCGACGCCCGCGCGGCGTCCTACGTCGAGTGCGCCGTCGGCGAACGTGTCCTCTGGGGCGTCGGCCTGCACGACTCGATCGTCAAGGCCTCGCTGCGCGCCATCCTCTCCGCGGTCAACCGAGCCGAGCGCGATGCCGAGGTCGCCCAGGTCTGA
- a CDS encoding alpha-ketoglutarate-dependent dioxygenase AlkB yields the protein MQALQSSLFDTADAPTLGDLQARHRRHLDGSAWVDLLPGWACGADDVLATLLHEVPWRAERRTMYDSVVDVPRLTRFYSAGETLPHPLLTQMRERLTAHYAPELGEPFVTAGLCLYRDGSDSVAWHGDRIGRSRTDDTMVAIVSLGSARHLALRPRDGGASQRLSLGHGDLAVMGGACQRTWEHAVPKTSAAVGPRISIQYRVAGVR from the coding sequence ATGCAGGCGCTCCAGTCCTCGCTCTTCGACACCGCCGACGCCCCGACGCTCGGCGACCTGCAGGCGCGTCACCGGCGCCACCTCGACGGCAGCGCGTGGGTGGACCTGTTGCCCGGGTGGGCGTGCGGCGCCGACGACGTCCTCGCGACGCTGCTGCACGAGGTGCCGTGGCGAGCGGAGCGACGCACCATGTACGACTCGGTGGTCGACGTGCCGCGGCTGACCCGCTTCTACTCCGCGGGCGAGACGCTCCCCCACCCGCTGCTCACGCAGATGCGCGAGCGGCTCACCGCGCACTACGCCCCCGAGCTCGGGGAGCCCTTCGTCACCGCCGGCCTGTGCCTCTACCGCGACGGCAGCGACTCCGTCGCCTGGCACGGCGACCGGATCGGCCGCAGTCGCACCGACGACACGATGGTCGCGATCGTCTCCCTCGGCTCCGCCCGCCACCTGGCCCTCCGGCCACGGGACGGCGGTGCTTCCCAGCGCCTCTCCCTCGGGCACGGCGACCTGGCCGTCATGGGCGGTGCCTGCCAACGCACCTGGGAGCACGCGGTGCCCAAGACGAGCGCCGCGGTCGGTCCCCGGATCTCCATCCAGTACCGGGTGGCGGGGGTGCGCTGA
- a CDS encoding isoprenyl transferase, whose product MSRYATPFAHPSGATAPPVPADLVPGHVAVVMDGNGRWANQRGLPRTKGHEAGEGALLDVVAGALEIGVQHLSTYAFSTENWRRSPDEVRFLMGFNRDVIRRRRDQLHAWGVRMRWVGRRPKLWGSVIKELEIAQEMTKHNDAMTLYFCVNYGGRAEIADAVRGIAADVAAGRLKGSRIDERTIARYLSEPDMPDVDLFLRSSGEQRTSNFLLWQSAYAEMVFQDTLWPDYDRRHLWEAIETYAGRERRYGGAVDAPTDDPATRGR is encoded by the coding sequence ATGAGTCGCTACGCCACCCCCTTCGCCCACCCGAGCGGAGCCACCGCACCGCCGGTGCCCGCGGACCTGGTGCCCGGCCACGTCGCCGTCGTCATGGACGGCAACGGACGTTGGGCCAACCAGCGCGGGCTCCCGCGCACGAAGGGCCACGAGGCGGGGGAGGGGGCGCTCCTCGATGTCGTCGCCGGCGCTCTGGAGATCGGCGTGCAGCACCTGTCGACCTACGCCTTCTCCACCGAGAACTGGCGGCGCTCGCCCGACGAGGTGCGCTTCCTGATGGGCTTCAACCGCGACGTCATCCGCCGCCGGCGCGACCAGCTGCATGCGTGGGGCGTGCGGATGCGCTGGGTCGGGCGACGGCCGAAGCTGTGGGGCTCGGTGATCAAGGAGCTCGAGATCGCCCAGGAGATGACCAAGCACAACGACGCGATGACGTTGTACTTCTGCGTCAACTACGGCGGGCGTGCCGAGATCGCCGACGCCGTGCGGGGGATCGCCGCGGACGTCGCCGCAGGGCGGCTGAAGGGCTCGCGGATCGACGAGCGGACGATCGCGCGCTACCTCTCCGAGCCGGACATGCCGGACGTCGATCTCTTCCTGCGCAGCTCGGGGGAGCAGCGCACGAGCAACTTCCTGCTGTGGCAGTCGGCCTACGCCGAGATGGTCTTCCAGGACACCCTGTGGCCGGACTACGACCGCCGTCACCTGTGGGAGGCGATCGAGACCTATGCGGGACGGGAACGGCGGTACGGCGGGGCCGTGGACGCGCCGACGGACGACCCGGCTACGCGCGGTCGCTGA
- the recO gene encoding DNA repair protein RecO gives MPLYRDSGVVLRTHKLGEADRIITVLTRGRGKIRTVAKGVRRTRSKFGARLEPGMHVDLQCYEGRNLDTVTQTESLDAWGDVLARDYRRWTSAAAILETADRLTEEHEPAVQQYLLLAGALRSLAHDEHAPELVLDAYLLRALAVAGWAPSFHDCARCGEGGPHRAFHVASGGVLCRSCRVPGSSAPAPETLDLLAGLLTGDWVIADDSQERHRREGSGLTAAFLQWHLERGVLSLRHVDRTHVDRAQVDRTPPQRTG, from the coding sequence ATGCCCCTCTACCGCGACTCCGGGGTCGTGCTGCGCACCCACAAGCTGGGTGAGGCCGACCGGATCATCACCGTGCTCACCCGCGGGCGCGGCAAGATCCGGACCGTGGCGAAGGGGGTGCGCCGCACCAGGTCGAAGTTCGGCGCCCGTCTCGAGCCGGGGATGCACGTCGACCTGCAGTGCTACGAGGGACGCAACCTCGACACCGTGACCCAGACCGAGTCGCTCGACGCCTGGGGCGACGTCCTCGCGCGGGACTACCGACGCTGGACCAGCGCCGCCGCGATCCTCGAGACCGCCGACCGCCTCACCGAGGAGCACGAGCCGGCCGTGCAGCAGTACCTGCTCCTCGCCGGGGCGCTGCGCTCCCTGGCCCACGACGAGCACGCCCCCGAGCTCGTGCTCGACGCCTACCTGCTGCGGGCCCTCGCGGTCGCCGGGTGGGCGCCGAGCTTCCACGACTGCGCCCGCTGCGGCGAAGGGGGCCCGCACCGCGCCTTCCACGTCGCCTCGGGCGGGGTCCTGTGCCGCAGCTGCCGCGTGCCCGGCTCGTCGGCGCCCGCACCCGAGACCCTCGACCTGCTCGCAGGGCTGCTCACCGGGGACTGGGTCATCGCGGACGACTCCCAGGAGCGGCACCGCCGCGAGGGGTCGGGCCTGACGGCCGCCTTCCTCCAGTGGCACCTCGAGCGCGGGGTGCTCTCCCTCCGCCACGTCGACCGCACGCACGTCGACCGCGCCCAGGTCGACCGCACCCCACCGCAGAGGACCGGATGA